In the Syntrophales bacterium genome, one interval contains:
- a CDS encoding radical SAM protein, which yields MKVLLISANTEQFNMPAMPLGLACVAEATKNAGHDVIMLDLMFKMDVNDTLKNVIAEFRPECIGISVRNIDDQNIETPQFLLEKVKEVVTVCRDLSNTPIVLGGAGYSMFPESALVYLDADFGIEGEGEIAFPALLTRLENNDDLSGMSGLYTRGHDPHQPKTLSNNLDKLTLPETCILSSSASQNHEPWIPVQTRRGCALKCSYCSTPIIEGSILRKRSPEVVAAWLESWVKAGYANFFFVDNTFNLPPAYAKSICRQIIERELDMHWRCIIYPKNADEELVELMATAGCRQVSLGFESGSEQILKNLNKQFTLEDVRAISAMFANHGIERMGFLLLGGPGETKKSVEVSLAYADSLKLDLLRLSAGIRIYPDTQLAETAKNQGVITSQSNLLYPHFYLSQELEGWLPERLKEWQTSRPYVIM from the coding sequence ATGAAGGTCCTTCTTATTTCAGCCAATACGGAACAGTTCAACATGCCGGCCATGCCTTTGGGGCTGGCATGTGTGGCCGAGGCAACAAAAAACGCCGGGCACGATGTCATCATGCTGGATCTGATGTTTAAAATGGATGTCAATGACACACTTAAAAATGTCATTGCAGAATTCCGTCCTGAATGTATCGGTATATCAGTGAGAAACATTGACGATCAGAATATCGAAACCCCTCAATTTCTGCTCGAAAAAGTGAAAGAGGTTGTAACGGTCTGCCGGGATTTGTCCAATACACCGATTGTCCTTGGTGGTGCCGGCTACAGTATGTTTCCTGAAAGCGCCCTGGTTTATCTTGATGCAGACTTTGGAATAGAGGGAGAAGGGGAAATAGCATTCCCCGCTCTGCTGACGCGCTTGGAGAATAACGATGATCTTTCAGGGATGTCAGGACTGTATACCCGAGGTCACGACCCACATCAGCCAAAAACATTGAGCAACAATCTGGACAAATTAACATTGCCGGAAACCTGTATACTTTCTTCTTCCGCATCCCAGAATCACGAACCATGGATTCCGGTACAAACCAGGCGTGGTTGCGCCCTCAAATGCAGTTATTGTTCCACACCTATCATTGAAGGCTCTATCCTGCGGAAACGTTCACCAGAGGTTGTCGCAGCCTGGCTTGAGAGTTGGGTGAAGGCCGGGTATGCAAATTTCTTCTTCGTGGACAACACGTTTAATCTCCCCCCTGCCTATGCCAAATCGATATGCCGCCAGATTATTGAAAGAGAACTTGATATGCATTGGCGTTGTATTATTTACCCAAAAAATGCTGATGAGGAATTGGTTGAACTCATGGCCACGGCCGGTTGCAGGCAGGTAAGCCTGGGTTTTGAAAGCGGCTCCGAGCAGATACTCAAGAATTTGAACAAGCAATTCACACTGGAAGATGTGCGGGCAATATCAGCAATGTTTGCCAATCACGGGATTGAGCGCATGGGTTTTTTATTGCTGGGAGGCCCCGGTGAAACAAAAAAGTCCGTGGAAGTAAGTCTTGCTTATGCCGATTCTCTGAAACTTGACCTTTTGAGACTTTCGGCCGGTATCCGCATCTATCCTGATACACAATTGGCAGAGACTGCTAAAAACCAGGGTGTCATCACCTCCCAAAGCAACCTGCTTTATCCACATTTTTACTTGTCGCAAGAGCTGGAAGGGTGGCTTCCTGAACGCTTGAAAGAATGGCAGACGTCCCGTCCCTATGTGATTATGTGA
- the ltrA gene encoding group II intron reverse transcriptase/maturase, with the protein MSSHDIMNPYGGVPMGRIVDAFDPNERLLERILSKENLEAAWKRVKANHGAPGVDRISIEQFPDHTRELWGGIRKSLLAGTYQPSPVRRVEIPKPTGGSRPLGIPTVLDRLIQQAIAQVLSPISDPVFSDSSFGFRPGRSAHHAVYKAREYIRKGYRIAVDMDLSKFFDTVNHDVLMRRVARKVRDKRVLRLIGKYLRAGVMVKGRLQETPLGVPQGGPMSPLLANIILDDLDKELEKRSHRFVRYADDCVPRTHRRRNFRKVRCCTKDEGGPLGAGLQAQAPNHLKLQG; encoded by the coding sequence ATGAGCTCCCATGACATAATGAATCCGTATGGAGGAGTGCCCATGGGGCGCATCGTGGATGCGTTCGACCCAAATGAGCGCCTGCTGGAGCGGATTCTCTCCAAAGAGAACCTGGAAGCGGCTTGGAAACGGGTGAAGGCCAATCACGGCGCACCCGGCGTCGATAGGATTTCCATCGAACAGTTTCCCGACCATACCAGAGAACTTTGGGGCGGAATCCGAAAATCTCTCCTGGCAGGTACGTACCAGCCCTCGCCGGTAAGGCGCGTAGAGATACCAAAACCAACAGGGGGAAGTCGTCCCCTGGGAATCCCGACCGTCCTCGACCGGCTGATCCAACAGGCCATCGCCCAGGTTCTGTCTCCGATCTCTGATCCGGTTTTTTCGGATTCAAGTTTCGGATTCCGACCCGGACGGTCCGCCCATCATGCGGTTTACAAGGCCCGCGAGTATATCCGGAAAGGCTATCGCATTGCCGTCGATATGGACCTGTCGAAGTTCTTCGACACGGTCAACCATGACGTGTTGATGCGCCGTGTGGCGCGAAAGGTTCGCGACAAACGGGTTCTTCGCCTCATCGGAAAATACCTGCGTGCCGGGGTGATGGTTAAGGGACGTCTCCAGGAAACACCTTTGGGAGTTCCTCAGGGCGGTCCCATGTCGCCATTACTTGCCAACATCATCCTGGATGATCTGGACAAAGAGCTTGAGAAACGCTCTCATCGTTTTGTCCGCTACGCCGACGACTGTGTGCCACGAACGCACCGAAGGAGGAATTTCCGGAAAGTGCGGTGCTGCACAAAAGATGAGGGAGGGCCCCTCGGAGCCGGCTTACAGGCGCAGGCTCCAAATCACCTCAAGCTGCAAGGGTAA